One segment of uncultured Propionivibrio sp. DNA contains the following:
- the pyrR gene encoding bifunctional pyr operon transcriptional regulator/uracil phosphoribosyltransferase PyrR: protein MPLPTLPDAEAQCVALAELIRPHLQPVTMLIGIHSGGAWVARRLAELLQPATPIGQLDISFYRDDFSKRGLHPQVKPTRIPLDVDGRPLILVDDVLYTGRTTRAAINELFDYGRPASIALAVLADRGGRELPIYAEYCTWQVSLGDREELVLEPDADGKLHWRCEDHA, encoded by the coding sequence ATGCCTCTTCCCACTCTTCCGGATGCCGAAGCGCAATGCGTCGCGCTCGCCGAGCTGATCCGTCCCCACCTGCAGCCTGTCACGATGCTGATTGGCATCCACAGCGGCGGTGCCTGGGTTGCCCGCCGCCTCGCCGAACTGCTGCAGCCGGCAACGCCAATCGGCCAGCTCGACATCTCCTTCTATCGCGATGACTTCAGCAAGCGCGGACTGCACCCGCAGGTCAAGCCGACGCGGATTCCGCTCGACGTCGATGGGCGGCCACTGATCCTCGTCGATGACGTGCTCTACACCGGCCGTACCACGCGCGCCGCCATCAACGAGCTGTTCGACTACGGGCGCCCGGCCAGCATCGCGCTGGCGGTGCTCGCCGACCGCGGCGGCCGGGAGCTGCCGATCTACGCCGAGTACTGCACCTGGCAGGTCTCGCTCGGCGACCGCGAGGAGCTCGTGCTCGAACCCGATGCCGACGGCAAACTGCACTGGAGGTGCGAAGACCATGCATAA
- a CDS encoding Hpt domain-containing protein, protein MNTNTTFDTGLLTWVRSEIDLALDQADQALCAYTDSVTHGAGDLSRIRECRLRLHEIHGAVAMVGLDGVKQLTEVLEQLMDAVERMLRPAGETTIDLAHRSLRAIRQSLDALQAGQPHQPLRLAPFYEAVQKARGIETVSPTELFFPDTSLCLPACERACKETGETLPQDERRSRQKQARVRFQKGLLAWLRAPQERIGLDEMREALLQIEATLETPATRSFWRVAAGVPTALAETAGLAESALKPWCTQIDQQLRRLIDGDAAADVQLLRESLYLIAGSAATHPLVEEIRATYRLADLVPGSADAPEETPQQQLHALLVAAENAWKAHCAGTTSALTTFSARIGSAATLIEPLGHTDTRRLVQAIVAAANWLGEDPARHSDTLAGEMATALLLADTALRNFAHLGNDFAQAVDTTVARLHRCIAGSAQTNEESDPSLAALSREAQENLRAGQAGKVLRNALTQIELVLDEGFRTPGHRKDIVSLEASLQQGERALTDFCHDAAALDAWHACVTDIRRLGSIDVPVTDADFERAARGLALIGFFVDARERDDIDFAEFARQFDAVTPDVTPEAQPETAASTATDAEFIALFVEEARGELVTIANCVERLRRQVSDREALTTLRRAFHTLKGSGRMVGLEDAGDAGWALEQTLNLWLGQERAVSPALLDLVDQARALFLAMVDALDTQVDNPPDVSALIAAAAALRQPPADTSAPRPAAASRTILSGALLEIFRDEAIGHVRTLRHELGVLERDESATTPAEMIRAAHTLAGISATVGFRQLNQIARALEYALLRRGPSAESASLEALAILRQAIDEIEQTLAAVIEQREVNLSPDLVNQLDALYPAVADIDVPPEEDDAPAPEPVAEGPNKTKLATLVAALPQREDDIDPQLLPIFIDEAQELSQGIAAQLRAWQEAPDDHQVVTALTRLLHTLKGSARMAGAMNLGEITHAIEARVIDTASSGEIAREAIDDICNVFDDVQQILDRLQRGEFPDTGEPVPETEDEAPHTAPATHDHEAGTGVSRATVRVRADLIDRLVNEAGELSIARTRIEGEMRGLKDSLLDLTDNVARLRRQLRDVEMQAETQMPAGHSADDGTLADFDPLEFDRFTQFQETTRMLAESVNDVATVQQSLLKNLDNANAALAAQARLNRTLQNELMAVRMVPFGSLSDRLYRIVRQTSKELDKRVNLEIHGAQVELDRSVLDKMVAPLEHLLRNAVAHGLEAVAQRRAAGKPDIGEINLSLTQESNEVVLSLSDDGRGLDLPRIRARAIAAGMLAEDAVVSDDRLAEMIFMPGFSTAAEVSQIAGRGIGMDVVKNEVAHLGGRVDIATQAGKGTEFRLTLPLTLATTKALLVRVGNRRYAIPSAMIEQVLDLKEAALDDIRTAGRADWQGQAYPFQFLPRLLGDTAALPERRRQYWVLLLRGGGRRSAVQVDELMGTREIVIKNVGPQLARVIGIEGATVLGGGEIVLIINPVALFEQFVQSPARDTATRTQAADSPASMPAHRPTVMVVDDSLTVRKITGRILAREGYQVLVARDGVDALEQLIDIVPDVLLVDIEMPRLDGFELTRQIRADERLHAVPIIMISSRTAEKHRRYAADIGVDHFLGKPFNEESLLNLVASFVTPANLS, encoded by the coding sequence ATGAATACGAACACCACATTCGACACCGGTCTCCTTACCTGGGTCAGGAGCGAAATCGATCTGGCGCTCGACCAGGCCGACCAGGCGCTCTGCGCCTATACCGACAGCGTCACTCACGGCGCCGGCGATCTCTCCCGCATCCGCGAATGTCGACTGCGCCTGCATGAGATCCACGGCGCCGTCGCAATGGTCGGACTCGACGGCGTCAAGCAACTCACCGAGGTGCTCGAACAACTGATGGACGCCGTCGAAAGGATGTTGCGTCCCGCCGGCGAAACGACCATCGATCTGGCGCACCGCAGCCTCCGCGCGATCCGGCAGAGCCTCGATGCCTTGCAGGCGGGCCAGCCGCATCAGCCGCTGCGGCTGGCGCCGTTCTACGAAGCGGTGCAAAAGGCGCGCGGGATCGAAACGGTGTCGCCCACCGAACTCTTTTTCCCGGATACAAGCCTATGCCTCCCCGCCTGCGAACGGGCGTGCAAGGAGACCGGCGAGACGTTGCCGCAGGACGAACGCCGGTCACGCCAGAAGCAGGCGCGCGTACGCTTCCAGAAAGGACTGCTGGCCTGGCTGCGAGCGCCGCAGGAACGCATCGGCCTCGACGAAATGCGCGAGGCCCTGCTGCAAATCGAAGCGACACTGGAAACGCCGGCAACCCGCAGCTTCTGGCGCGTGGCGGCAGGCGTGCCAACGGCACTGGCGGAAACCGCCGGCCTCGCCGAAAGTGCGCTCAAGCCCTGGTGCACGCAGATCGACCAACAGTTGCGTCGTCTCATCGACGGGGATGCCGCCGCCGACGTGCAACTGCTGCGCGAATCGCTGTATCTCATCGCCGGCAGCGCCGCAACACATCCGCTGGTCGAGGAGATCCGGGCGACCTACCGTCTGGCCGACCTGGTCCCTGGCAGCGCCGACGCCCCGGAAGAAACCCCGCAGCAGCAACTACACGCCCTGCTGGTCGCCGCCGAAAACGCCTGGAAAGCCCATTGCGCCGGAACAACGTCGGCCTTGACGACGTTCAGCGCACGGATCGGCTCCGCCGCCACGCTGATCGAGCCGCTGGGACACACCGACACCCGGCGCCTGGTGCAAGCCATCGTCGCCGCAGCCAACTGGCTCGGTGAGGATCCTGCGCGCCATTCCGACACGCTGGCCGGCGAAATGGCAACAGCGCTACTGCTGGCGGATACCGCACTACGGAATTTCGCCCACCTCGGCAACGACTTCGCCCAAGCGGTTGACACCACCGTCGCCCGCCTGCACCGCTGCATCGCAGGTTCTGCACAAACGAACGAGGAAAGTGACCCATCCCTTGCGGCGCTCTCCCGGGAAGCGCAGGAAAACCTGCGTGCCGGACAGGCGGGCAAGGTCCTCAGGAACGCGCTGACGCAGATCGAACTGGTCCTCGACGAAGGTTTCCGCACACCCGGACACCGGAAGGACATCGTTTCCCTTGAGGCATCGTTGCAGCAAGGAGAGCGTGCGCTCACCGACTTCTGCCACGACGCGGCAGCCCTTGACGCCTGGCATGCGTGTGTCACCGACATCCGGCGCCTCGGTTCGATCGACGTGCCGGTCACCGACGCCGACTTCGAACGCGCCGCCCGTGGCCTCGCGCTGATAGGATTCTTTGTCGACGCCCGCGAACGCGACGACATCGACTTCGCCGAATTCGCCCGGCAATTCGATGCGGTAACGCCTGACGTCACGCCGGAAGCGCAGCCCGAGACCGCCGCAAGCACCGCGACCGACGCCGAATTCATCGCGCTTTTCGTCGAGGAAGCGCGCGGCGAGCTCGTCACCATCGCCAACTGCGTCGAACGCCTGCGCCGGCAAGTCAGCGACCGCGAGGCGCTGACCACGCTGCGACGGGCCTTTCACACGCTCAAAGGCAGCGGTCGCATGGTCGGACTCGAAGACGCCGGCGACGCCGGCTGGGCGCTTGAACAAACGCTCAACCTCTGGCTGGGCCAGGAGCGCGCGGTCTCCCCGGCATTGCTCGACCTGGTCGACCAGGCGCGTGCATTGTTCCTGGCGATGGTCGACGCACTCGACACCCAGGTCGACAATCCGCCCGACGTCTCGGCGCTGATCGCTGCCGCGGCGGCGCTCCGGCAACCACCGGCCGACACATCCGCGCCACGCCCGGCGGCGGCCTCACGCACCATCCTGTCGGGTGCACTGCTGGAAATCTTCCGCGACGAAGCGATCGGTCACGTCCGTACCTTGCGCCACGAACTCGGCGTGCTCGAACGCGACGAGTCAGCAACGACACCAGCGGAGATGATCCGCGCCGCCCACACCCTGGCCGGCATTTCGGCCACGGTCGGTTTCCGCCAACTGAATCAGATCGCCCGCGCCCTCGAATACGCGCTGCTTCGGCGCGGCCCGTCCGCGGAATCAGCCAGCCTTGAAGCGCTCGCCATACTCCGGCAAGCCATAGACGAGATCGAACAGACCCTTGCTGCCGTCATTGAGCAGCGCGAAGTCAACCTGTCGCCAGACCTCGTCAACCAGCTGGACGCGCTCTACCCGGCAGTCGCGGACATCGACGTCCCCCCGGAAGAAGACGATGCGCCCGCCCCCGAGCCGGTTGCCGAAGGGCCCAACAAGACAAAGCTGGCGACGCTGGTGGCCGCCCTGCCACAGCGCGAAGATGACATCGACCCGCAACTCCTGCCGATCTTCATCGACGAAGCGCAGGAGCTGAGCCAAGGGATTGCCGCGCAACTGCGCGCCTGGCAGGAGGCGCCGGACGACCATCAGGTCGTAACCGCGCTGACCCGCCTGCTGCACACGCTCAAAGGCAGCGCCCGCATGGCCGGCGCCATGAATCTCGGCGAGATCACCCATGCCATCGAAGCACGCGTCATCGACACCGCCAGCAGTGGCGAAATCGCGCGCGAGGCCATCGACGACATTTGCAACGTCTTCGACGATGTGCAACAAATCCTCGACCGGCTTCAACGCGGCGAATTCCCCGACACCGGCGAACCAGTCCCGGAGACGGAAGACGAGGCACCCCACACGGCACCGGCAACGCATGACCATGAGGCCGGCACCGGCGTATCGCGGGCAACCGTGCGGGTACGCGCCGACCTGATCGACCGGCTGGTTAACGAAGCCGGCGAACTGTCGATCGCACGCACCCGGATCGAAGGCGAAATGCGCGGCCTCAAGGACTCGCTGCTCGACCTCACCGACAACGTCGCCCGGCTGCGACGCCAGCTGCGCGACGTCGAGATGCAGGCGGAAACGCAGATGCCGGCCGGACACAGCGCGGACGACGGCACACTTGCTGATTTCGACCCTCTCGAATTCGACCGCTTCACGCAATTCCAGGAAACGACCCGGATGCTGGCGGAATCGGTCAATGACGTCGCCACCGTTCAGCAAAGCCTGCTCAAGAATCTCGACAACGCCAATGCCGCCCTGGCCGCCCAGGCGAGATTGAACCGGACGCTGCAGAACGAACTGATGGCCGTACGCATGGTGCCCTTTGGCAGTCTCTCCGACCGTCTCTACCGCATCGTCCGGCAGACCTCGAAGGAACTCGACAAACGCGTCAACCTCGAAATCCATGGCGCCCAGGTCGAACTTGACCGCAGTGTCCTCGACAAGATGGTGGCGCCACTCGAACACTTGCTGCGCAACGCCGTCGCTCACGGCCTCGAAGCGGTCGCTCAGCGGCGCGCCGCCGGCAAACCGGACATCGGCGAAATCAACCTGTCATTGACGCAGGAAAGTAACGAAGTCGTGCTGAGCCTCAGCGACGACGGCCGCGGTCTCGACCTGCCGCGTATCCGCGCGCGCGCCATCGCCGCCGGCATGCTGGCCGAAGACGCGGTGGTCAGCGACGACCGCCTGGCCGAAATGATCTTCATGCCGGGATTTTCGACGGCGGCCGAAGTGTCCCAGATCGCCGGACGCGGCATCGGCATGGACGTCGTCAAGAACGAGGTCGCGCATCTCGGCGGCCGCGTCGACATCGCCACGCAGGCTGGCAAAGGCACCGAATTCCGCCTCACCCTGCCGCTGACGCTGGCAACGACGAAGGCCCTGCTGGTCCGTGTCGGTAACAGGCGTTATGCGATCCCCTCGGCCATGATCGAGCAGGTCCTTGACCTCAAGGAAGCGGCGCTCGACGACATCCGCACGGCCGGACGGGCCGACTGGCAAGGTCAGGCCTATCCCTTCCAGTTCCTGCCGCGCCTGCTCGGCGACACCGCTGCGCTGCCCGAACGCCGGCGGCAATACTGGGTCCTGCTGCTGCGCGGCGGCGGACGCCGTTCAGCCGTGCAAGTCGATGAACTGATGGGCACCCGCGAAATCGTCATCAAGAACGTCGGGCCGCAACTGGCCCGCGTCATCGGCATCGAGGGGGCGACGGTACTCGGCGGCGGCGAAATCGTGCTGATCATCAACCCCGTCGCACTCTTCGAGCAGTTCGTTCAATCGCCGGCACGCGACACGGCGACCCGGACGCAGGCAGCCGATTCGCCAGCCTCGATGCCGGCGCACCGACCGACCGTGATGGTCGTCGACGACTCGCTGACCGTGCGCAAGATCACCGGACGGATACTGGCGCGCGAAGGCTATCAGGTCCTCGTCGCACGCGATGGCGTCGATGCGCTCGAACAGCTGATCGACATCGTCCCCGACGTCCTGCTCGTCGACATCGAGATGCCGCGTCTCGACGGATTCGAGCTGACCCGCCAGATCCGCGCCGACGAACGGCTGCACGCGGTACCGATCATCATGATCAGTTCGCGCACCGCCGAGAAACACCGGCGCTATGCCGCCGACATCGGCGTCGATCACTTCCTCGGCAAACCGTTCAACGAGGAGAGCCTGCTCAACCTCGTCGCGAGCTTCGTCACACCGGCGAACCTTTCTTGA
- a CDS encoding dihydroorotase, whose translation MNKHMIHITGGRVIDPQRQFDQVADVYIDGDRIAAIGTAPAGFVATQTIDARGCIVSPGFVDLSARLGGVEPELAAAVAGGITALACPPDTRPPLDEAGLVERIVRRGAALGLAHIYPIGALTQELGGEKLAELATLSKSGCIAFSQAQRPLIDTQVLLRAMQYAATVDVALHLQPQDHYLARDGVAHDGDVGSRLGLSGIPVCAETVAIATALQLAKATGARLHLMRLSSAAGIALVREARRNGLAVSCDIGIHHLHLSEEDIGYFDSHARFTPPLRALSDRAALREAVAEGLATICSDHTPVSEDGKQLPFGEAQPGATGLELLLPLTLRWAQECGVPLATALARITCDPAAVLGIEAGTLAAGSRADLCVFDPEARWCVTPDTLRSQGKNTPFPGEEMCGQVRATLVGGRLVFGDAG comes from the coding sequence ATGAACAAGCACATGATTCACATCACCGGCGGCCGCGTTATCGATCCGCAGCGCCAATTCGACCAGGTCGCCGACGTCTATATCGACGGCGACCGCATCGCCGCGATCGGCACGGCGCCAGCCGGCTTTGTCGCAACACAGACTATCGACGCAAGAGGCTGCATCGTCAGCCCCGGCTTCGTCGATCTTTCCGCCCGCCTCGGCGGCGTCGAGCCCGAACTGGCTGCGGCCGTCGCCGGCGGCATCACGGCGCTCGCCTGCCCGCCCGACACGCGACCGCCGCTCGACGAAGCCGGACTTGTCGAACGCATCGTCCGCCGCGGCGCCGCGCTCGGCCTCGCCCACATCTACCCGATCGGCGCACTGACGCAAGAACTCGGCGGCGAAAAACTCGCCGAATTGGCGACGCTGAGCAAGAGCGGCTGCATTGCCTTCTCACAGGCGCAGCGGCCATTGATCGACACGCAGGTGCTACTACGCGCGATGCAATACGCCGCTACCGTCGATGTCGCCCTGCATCTGCAACCGCAGGACCACTATCTGGCCCGCGACGGCGTTGCCCATGACGGCGACGTCGGCTCGCGCCTCGGGCTGTCTGGCATTCCGGTCTGCGCCGAAACGGTCGCCATCGCCACCGCCCTGCAACTGGCGAAAGCCACCGGCGCCCGTTTGCATCTCATGCGCCTGTCATCGGCTGCCGGCATCGCGCTGGTGCGCGAGGCGCGCCGCAACGGACTGGCCGTCAGTTGCGACATCGGCATCCACCACCTGCATCTGTCGGAAGAGGACATCGGCTATTTCGACAGCCATGCCCGTTTCACGCCACCGTTGCGTGCCCTCAGCGATCGGGCCGCGCTGCGCGAAGCCGTCGCCGAAGGCCTGGCAACGATCTGCTCCGACCACACGCCGGTCAGCGAGGACGGCAAGCAACTGCCGTTCGGCGAAGCCCAACCGGGTGCGACCGGGCTCGAACTGCTGCTGCCCTTGACGCTGCGCTGGGCACAGGAATGCGGCGTTCCACTGGCGACCGCGCTGGCCCGTATCACCTGCGACCCCGCCGCCGTCCTCGGCATCGAGGCTGGCACGCTGGCAGCGGGCAGCCGTGCCGACCTCTGCGTCTTCGATCCCGAAGCGCGCTGGTGCGTGACGCCGGACACGCTGCGTAGCCAGGGCAAGAACACGCCCTTCCCCGGTGAGGAGATGTGCGGCCAGGTACGCGCCACGCTGGTCGGTGGCCGCCTGGTTTTCGGCGACGCAGGTTAA
- a CDS encoding deoxyribodipyrimidine photo-lyase codes for MFDSILVWFRRDLRDEDNAALAEATRRARRVYCAFIFDRDILDALSDTSDARVAFIHASLLELDAGLRQRGGALIVRTARAVESVPALAAELGVDAVFANRDYEPAAKRRDGAVEAALAARGISFVAFKDQALRDGAEVLAQSGRPLTVFTPYRNAWLRRFSDDDIVPFSLQPGRLAVPPCAHGVPTLTSVGFKSPADALPFSPGVSGAQAALTRFESRLGDYAVARDFPALDGTSGLSPHLRFGTMSIRRLVTLAIGGARAGREGAAKWLDELIWRDFYFMILDHFPHVADGAFRREFDALKWESGAAADRDFAAWCEGATGFPLVDAAMRQLRRTGWMHNRLRMLTASFLTKDLGIDWRRGEAYFAERLLDFDLAANNGGWQWSASTGCDAQPYFRIFNPVTQSERFDAGGRFIRRFVPELAAVPDRFIHAPWTLGDLALAAHGVRLGVDYPRPCVDHAEARRRTLARYAVVKKGSPV; via the coding sequence GTGTTCGATTCGATTCTGGTGTGGTTCCGGCGCGATCTGCGCGATGAGGATAACGCTGCGCTGGCCGAGGCGACGCGGCGCGCCCGTCGCGTCTATTGCGCGTTCATTTTCGACCGCGACATCCTCGATGCATTGAGCGATACGTCGGATGCGCGCGTCGCCTTCATCCATGCCTCTCTCCTTGAACTCGATGCCGGCCTGCGCCAGCGCGGCGGCGCGCTGATCGTGCGCACGGCGCGGGCGGTCGAGTCGGTTCCGGCGCTTGCCGCCGAACTCGGTGTCGACGCGGTCTTTGCCAATCGCGATTACGAACCCGCCGCCAAGCGACGCGATGGCGCGGTGGAAGCGGCTTTGGCGGCGCGAGGAATAAGCTTCGTTGCGTTCAAGGACCAGGCGCTGCGGGACGGCGCCGAAGTGCTGGCGCAGTCGGGGCGGCCGCTGACGGTATTCACGCCGTACCGGAATGCCTGGCTACGGCGTTTCAGCGACGACGACATTGTCCCGTTTTCGCTGCAACCTGGACGCTTGGCCGTGCCGCCTTGCGCGCATGGCGTGCCGACGCTGACCAGCGTCGGCTTCAAGTCGCCGGCCGATGCGCTGCCGTTTTCGCCGGGAGTGTCGGGTGCGCAGGCGGCGCTGACACGTTTCGAGTCGCGTCTTGGCGACTATGCGGTCGCCCGTGATTTTCCTGCGCTCGACGGCACCTCGGGCCTGTCGCCGCATCTGCGCTTCGGCACGATGTCGATCCGCCGGCTCGTCACCCTGGCGATCGGTGGTGCCCGGGCGGGCCGGGAAGGGGCGGCGAAATGGCTGGACGAACTGATCTGGCGCGATTTCTACTTCATGATCCTCGATCATTTTCCGCATGTCGCGGACGGCGCCTTTCGCCGTGAATTCGACGCGCTGAAGTGGGAAAGCGGCGCGGCCGCGGATCGCGATTTCGCCGCCTGGTGCGAGGGCGCGACCGGGTTTCCGCTGGTCGATGCGGCCATGCGGCAGTTGCGCCGGACCGGCTGGATGCACAACCGCCTGCGCATGCTGACGGCATCGTTCCTGACCAAGGATCTCGGCATCGACTGGCGGCGTGGCGAGGCCTACTTTGCCGAGCGCCTGCTCGATTTCGATCTGGCGGCGAACAACGGCGGCTGGCAGTGGTCGGCGTCGACCGGTTGCGACGCGCAGCCGTACTTCCGCATTTTCAATCCGGTGACGCAATCCGAGCGCTTCGATGCCGGGGGAAGGTTCATCCGCCGCTTCGTGCCGGAACTGGCCGCCGTGCCCGACCGTTTCATCCATGCGCCGTGGACCTTGGGCGATCTGGCGCTGGCAGCGCATGGCGTACGCCTGGGCGTGGACTATCCGCGGCCCTGCGTCGATCACGCCGAGGCGCGACGGCGCACGCTGGCGCGTTATGCCGTCGTCAAGAAAGGTTCGCCGGTGTGA
- the ruvX gene encoding Holliday junction resolvase RuvX, with the protein MPEAGALARGTVLAFDFGEKRIGVAIGELELRQAHPLTTIRSEINAERFSAIGALIQEWTPTRLVVGLPVSLDGTPHAMTARCTRFANQLRGRFNLPVDHAEERYSSLEAEERLRESGHDARSAKTHVDALAAQIILQGYFEHPPSP; encoded by the coding sequence ATGCCTGAGGCGGGCGCGCTGGCACGAGGCACGGTCCTCGCCTTCGACTTCGGCGAAAAGCGCATCGGCGTTGCCATCGGCGAACTGGAATTACGCCAGGCGCATCCACTCACGACGATACGCAGCGAGATCAATGCCGAGCGCTTCAGCGCCATCGGCGCGCTGATCCAGGAATGGACGCCGACCCGGCTCGTCGTCGGCCTGCCGGTATCGCTTGACGGCACGCCGCACGCGATGACGGCGCGTTGCACCCGCTTCGCCAACCAGTTGCGCGGCCGCTTCAACCTGCCCGTCGATCATGCCGAGGAACGCTACAGCTCGCTCGAAGCCGAGGAACGGCTGCGCGAATCCGGCCACGACGCGCGCAGCGCCAAAACGCACGTCGACGCGCTGGCGGCCCAGATCATCCTGCAAGGCTACTTCGAACACCCCCCGTCCCCTTAG
- a CDS encoding YqgE/AlgH family protein, with protein sequence MQSINLTDHFLIAMPSMADRYFAKSLVYIAEHNEQGALGLIVNRPVELDLATLLERISIPIPPRDHGELVNQPVYFGGPVQTDRGFVLHRPLGEWQSTLVVNADTGLTSSRDILMSLSSASRPADLLVSLGYSGWGAGQLEHELAQNAWLTVPASAHILFGLPHEERLASAMDMLGIDFANLADAAGHA encoded by the coding sequence ATGCAGAGCATCAACCTGACCGATCATTTCCTGATTGCCATGCCATCCATGGCAGATCGGTATTTTGCAAAATCCCTGGTTTATATTGCCGAGCATAACGAGCAAGGCGCCCTCGGCCTGATCGTCAATCGCCCGGTCGAACTCGACCTCGCGACACTGCTCGAACGCATCTCGATCCCGATCCCACCGCGTGATCACGGCGAACTGGTCAACCAACCCGTCTATTTCGGCGGCCCGGTCCAGACCGATCGCGGTTTCGTCCTGCATCGACCGCTCGGCGAATGGCAATCGACACTCGTCGTCAATGCCGACACCGGACTCACCAGTTCCCGCGACATCCTCATGTCGCTCAGCAGCGCATCGCGCCCGGCCGACCTGCTTGTCAGCCTCGGCTATTCCGGCTGGGGCGCCGGCCAGCTTGAACACGAACTGGCGCAGAATGCCTGGCTGACGGTCCCGGCCAGCGCCCACATCCTCTTCGGACTCCCGCACGAGGAACGGCTGGCGTCGGCCATGGACATGCTCGGCATCGACTTCGCCAACCTCGCGGACGCCGCCGGGCATGCCTGA
- a CDS encoding aspartate carbamoyltransferase catalytic subunit, whose amino-acid sequence MHNPQLNAHGELTHLLTTEGLPRETIERILDTAASFLEVSDRSVKKVPLLRGKSVFNLFFENSTRTRTTFEIAAKRLSADVINLDVARSSTAKGETLLDTVDNLVAMHADMFVVRHNASGAPYLIADHLRRTGRSEVHVVNAGDGRHAHPTQGLLDMYTIRHYKRDFSQLRVAIVGDILHSRVARSDIHALKALGVPEIRAIGPQTLLPVAIEKMGVRIFHDLREGIRDCDVIIMLRLQNERMNGALLPSAQEYFKCYGLTSEVLALARPDAIVMHPGPMNRGVEIASEVADGAQSVILPQVTFGIAVRMAVMSILAGN is encoded by the coding sequence ATGCATAATCCACAGCTCAACGCCCACGGCGAACTCACCCATCTGCTGACGACCGAGGGCCTGCCGCGCGAGACGATCGAACGCATCCTCGACACCGCCGCGAGCTTTCTCGAAGTATCCGACCGCAGCGTCAAAAAGGTGCCGCTGTTGCGCGGCAAGAGCGTCTTCAACCTGTTCTTCGAGAATTCCACGCGCACACGGACAACTTTCGAGATCGCCGCCAAGCGCCTCTCGGCCGACGTCATCAACCTCGACGTCGCGCGCTCATCGACGGCCAAGGGCGAGACCCTGCTCGACACGGTCGACAACCTCGTCGCCATGCACGCCGACATGTTCGTCGTCCGCCACAACGCCTCGGGCGCCCCCTACCTGATCGCCGACCACCTGCGCCGCACCGGACGGTCGGAGGTGCACGTCGTCAATGCCGGCGACGGTCGGCACGCGCACCCGACGCAGGGCCTGCTCGACATGTACACCATCCGTCACTACAAGCGGGACTTCTCGCAGCTGCGCGTGGCCATCGTCGGCGACATCCTGCATTCGCGCGTGGCGCGCTCGGACATCCACGCGCTCAAGGCACTCGGCGTCCCCGAGATCCGCGCCATCGGACCGCAGACACTGCTACCGGTGGCGATCGAGAAGATGGGCGTGCGCATATTCCACGACCTGCGCGAGGGCATTCGCGACTGCGATGTCATCATCATGTTGCGTCTGCAGAACGAACGCATGAACGGCGCCCTGCTGCCGTCGGCCCAGGAATATTTCAAGTGTTACGGCCTTACGTCCGAGGTGCTGGCGCTGGCCAGGCCCGACGCCATTGTCATGCATCCGGGACCGATGAACCGCGGCGTCGAAATCGCGTCCGAGGTCGCCGACGGCGCGCAATCGGTCATCCTGCCGCAGGTGACCTTCGGCATTGCCGTCCGCATGGCGGTCATGAGCATTCTGGCGGGGAACTGA